A segment of the Filifactor alocis ATCC 35896 genome:
TTCCAGCGCTTCTTTCACCGCACAAAGATTCGCTTCCCATGTGTTTAAAATAGTCATATCTAAATCAAAAACAATATATTGATACAAAATAATTCTCCTCTTTCTTCTCAATAAAATATTTGTTATCCGAATTTTCTTATATCCTACGCTTTTTGAAGTAAGATCCTTCTAAGCTCATCCAATGCTATTGTAACTGCTCTTTCACGAATCACATTACGACTTGCAAATCGATTCATCTTCTTCACAAAATACTCTCCTCTATCATAGATAGCAACATAGACTGTGCCGATAGGAGTTTGTTCCGTTCCGCCATTTGGACCGGCAAGTCCTGTAATCCCAACACCGATATCCGTTCCTGCAACTTCAGAAACACCTTTCGCCATTTCTTTTGCTACCTCTTCGCTGACTACTCCATTTTTTTCTAAAGTTTCTGCACTGACACTTAATCTACTCTCTTTGCTCTCTTCTGTGTAAGTCACAAATCCTTCTCGATACACATCAGATATTCCCGGATAATCAATCAACTTCGCTGCAAGCATTCCGCCCGTACAAGATTCTGCCGTTGCAATTGTAAGATTTTTCTTTAGTAACAGTTCTGCCACAACAGCTTCCAAACCTTTATCAGATGCAATGACCGTAGCATTTTCCCCAAACCGTCTCAACAACTCTTGTTTTACCGGTTCAATCAATTCCAATCCTTGTTGCTCTGTTTCTGCTTTCGCTGTGATGCGAAAAGTAACTTGTCCCTTCCCCGCATAAGTTGCAATGGTTGGATTTGTTTGATGCAATATCATATCCAAAACCATTTCTTCTGCCAATGATTCACCAAGTTCCGTTACGATAATTTTGCATGCTACAACTGTTTGTTTAGAATATTGATGTAAATGTGGTACGACTTGGTTTATCATCAACGGTTTCATCTCAAAAGGAGGCCCCG
Coding sequences within it:
- a CDS encoding nicotinamide-nucleotide amidohydrolase family protein yields the protein MVEKYMSFHKEMPKNNLRQAYFPEGSMILTNDMGTANACIVEQTQDLSKKIVVLLPGPPFEMKPLMINQVVPHLHQYSKQTVVACKIIVTELGESLAEEMVLDMILHQTNPTIATYAGKGQVTFRITAKAETEQQGLELIEPVKQELLRRFGENATVIASDKGLEAVVAELLLKKNLTIATAESCTGGMLAAKLIDYPGISDVYREGFVTYTEESKESRLSVSAETLEKNGVVSEEVAKEMAKGVSEVAGTDIGVGITGLAGPNGGTEQTPIGTVYVAIYDRGEYFVKKMNRFASRNVIRERAVTIALDELRRILLQKA